The following proteins are co-located in the Coraliomargarita sinensis genome:
- the rpmI gene encoding 50S ribosomal protein L35, with protein sequence MQKTRKSIAKRFKKTGTGKLLRRTPGHRHLLRNKSVKQRRRAGSSKLVADGQAADLKRAMPYA encoded by the coding sequence ATGCAGAAAACACGCAAATCCATCGCCAAACGTTTCAAGAAGACAGGTACCGGGAAGCTCCTGCGCCGTACGCCGGGCCACCGCCACCTCCTTCGCAACAAAAGCGTGAAGCAGCGCCGCCGTGCCGGTAGTAGCAAGCTCGTCGCTGACGGGCAGGCCGCCGACCTCAAGCGCGCTATGCCTTACGCATAA